From the genome of Deltaproteobacteria bacterium, one region includes:
- a CDS encoding tetratricopeptide repeat protein, which yields MRRFLRSVPFHALALVIALSPLEAFAHRALPAQLRALNQAILRRPRDVRLRLDRAFLYGRMGEHAHALEDLARARRLAPKDREVDLATAECYAGMGRTREAEQALARFFQRGLGTGRAFALRARLHATAGRRKEAVADYDRAIPLAPQPELYVERGRLQEAQGELAAAAAGYAEGLRRLGGAVVLRLALVRVEVARGGFGRARALVEEVLKSVPVRADWLLRRAAIAEAEGQRGAVLADVKTAVVELDALLATRATAFGFYRRARAKLALGDRSGAVADLRAALGLVPDHAASRKALQAVQAGVPPDLRSLLEDTD from the coding sequence ATGCGGCGCTTCCTTCGCTCCGTCCCCTTCCATGCGCTCGCGCTCGTCATCGCCCTTTCCCCCCTCGAGGCGTTCGCGCACCGGGCCCTTCCCGCGCAGCTCCGGGCGCTGAACCAGGCCATTTTGCGGCGGCCGCGAGACGTCCGGTTGCGCCTGGACCGCGCGTTCCTCTATGGACGGATGGGCGAGCATGCCCACGCGCTAGAGGACCTGGCGCGGGCGCGGCGCCTCGCCCCGAAGGATCGGGAGGTGGATCTGGCCACCGCGGAGTGCTACGCGGGGATGGGCCGGACGCGCGAGGCGGAACAGGCCCTGGCGCGCTTTTTCCAGCGAGGGCTCGGCACGGGGAGGGCCTTCGCGCTCCGGGCCCGTCTGCACGCGACGGCGGGGCGCCGCAAAGAGGCCGTTGCCGACTACGATCGCGCCATCCCGCTCGCGCCACAGCCCGAGCTCTACGTCGAGCGCGGGAGACTTCAGGAGGCGCAGGGCGAGCTCGCGGCGGCTGCAGCGGGCTACGCGGAGGGGCTGCGTCGGCTGGGCGGCGCGGTGGTCTTGCGCCTGGCGCTCGTGCGGGTGGAGGTCGCGCGTGGTGGCTTCGGGCGGGCCCGCGCGCTCGTGGAGGAGGTGCTGAAGAGCGTGCCCGTGCGGGCCGACTGGCTTCTGCGGCGGGCGGCCATCGCCGAGGCCGAGGGGCAGCGCGGGGCGGTGCTGGCCGACGTGAAAACGGCGGTGGTAGAGCTGGACGCGCTCCTCGCGACGCGCGCGACCGCGTTCGGGTTCTACCGGCGGGCTCGCGCCAAGCTGGCCCTCGGCGACCGGTCCGGGGCGGTAGCCGATCTGCGAGCGGCGCTCGGCCTGGTGCCCGACCACGCTGCGAGTCGCAAAGCCTTGCAGGCCGTCCAGGCCGGGGTGCCGCCTGACCTGCGGAGTCTGCTCGAGGACACCGACTGA
- a CDS encoding penicillin-insensitive murein endopeptidase, translating to MRASRALPAALLGFLVLLGEVPEGAQARGPVEASAALDDDEGEADEDAAEPASGGQDARPADPPAADEASGADEDDETPPPELHRVRAGETWGSLARRHRMKPAALRRLNPELDTLRPGARIRVPGRLYPPGRVRYPLTSGPGYLVHKPERAFGTRTTVSALRRAFAAHHARFPQAPPLYVHDLSKRGGGRLRPHRSHRTGRDVDIWLPLRRPTASRRGAATAKTLHLERTWFLVRALVRTGAVEMIFLDYGLQRALFGYARAHGASAEELSKIFEYPKRRRRGGRYFSVLNHERGHRDHLHVRFRPDRRAVPTT from the coding sequence GTGAGAGCTTCCCGCGCGCTGCCGGCCGCCCTCCTGGGTTTCCTCGTCCTCCTGGGCGAGGTGCCGGAGGGGGCGCAGGCGCGCGGACCCGTGGAGGCCTCCGCCGCTCTCGACGACGACGAGGGGGAGGCGGACGAAGACGCGGCCGAGCCCGCGTCGGGCGGGCAGGACGCGAGGCCGGCGGACCCCCCGGCGGCGGACGAAGCCTCCGGGGCCGACGAGGACGACGAGACGCCGCCTCCCGAGCTGCACCGGGTGCGCGCGGGCGAGACCTGGGGCAGCCTCGCGCGACGGCACCGGATGAAGCCTGCGGCGCTGCGTCGGCTGAACCCCGAGCTGGACACGCTCCGTCCTGGCGCGCGGATCCGGGTGCCGGGCCGACTCTACCCCCCGGGACGGGTGCGGTACCCGCTGACGAGCGGTCCGGGCTACCTCGTGCACAAGCCGGAGCGGGCCTTCGGGACGCGGACCACGGTCAGCGCCCTCCGTCGGGCCTTCGCCGCGCATCACGCGCGGTTTCCCCAGGCTCCGCCGCTCTACGTGCACGACCTCAGCAAGCGGGGCGGGGGTCGCCTCCGGCCGCACCGCTCGCATCGGACGGGCCGAGACGTGGACATCTGGCTCCCGCTCCGGCGCCCCACCGCCTCCCGGCGCGGGGCGGCGACGGCCAAGACGCTGCATCTCGAGCGCACCTGGTTTCTCGTGCGAGCGCTCGTGCGCACTGGGGCGGTGGAGATGATCTTCCTCGACTACGGACTACAGCGCGCGCTCTTCGGCTACGCGCGGGCGCACGGGGCGAGCGCCGAGGAGCTCTCGAAGATCTTCGAGTACCCGAAGCGGCGGCGCCGCGGGGGCCGTTACTTCAGCGTGCTGAACCACGAGCGCGGCCATCGGGACCACCTGCACGTGCGCTTCCGCCCCGACCGCCGGGCCGTGCCCACGACCTGA
- a CDS encoding Sir2 family NAD-dependent protein deacetylase, whose translation MTTTASLERLAELLRRAQRVLVFTGAGLSTGSGIPDYRGPQGVWQTRQPVYYDDFVAREAARLEYWEYKLEGWRDFRDAQPNAAHRAIVELERAGALEAVVTQNIDGLHARAGTSPERLVELHGTNLEVECLACGGRSDPAPHFEAFARERRVPRCACGGVLKPATIMFGQRLRPETLERAMLAAERADLVVALGSTLSVYPAASVPLVAAERGVPYVVVNRGPTDHDGLAQLTLRLEGDVTELFPEAVAARG comes from the coding sequence ATGACCACCACCGCTTCGCTCGAGCGCCTGGCGGAACTCCTGCGCCGGGCGCAGCGCGTGCTGGTCTTCACGGGCGCGGGCCTCTCCACCGGGAGCGGGATCCCCGACTACCGCGGCCCGCAGGGGGTCTGGCAGACGCGACAGCCGGTCTACTACGACGACTTCGTGGCCCGCGAGGCGGCCCGCCTCGAGTACTGGGAGTACAAGCTGGAGGGCTGGCGGGACTTTCGTGACGCGCAGCCGAACGCCGCGCACCGGGCGATCGTGGAGCTCGAGCGAGCCGGAGCGCTCGAGGCGGTGGTGACGCAGAACATCGACGGACTCCACGCGCGCGCCGGGACGAGTCCGGAGAGGCTCGTGGAGCTGCACGGCACGAATCTGGAGGTGGAGTGCCTGGCGTGCGGCGGCCGCAGCGACCCGGCGCCGCACTTCGAGGCCTTCGCCCGGGAGCGGCGCGTCCCGCGTTGCGCCTGCGGTGGGGTGCTCAAGCCGGCGACGATCATGTTCGGCCAGCGGCTGCGTCCGGAGACGCTCGAGCGCGCGATGCTCGCGGCGGAGCGGGCGGACCTCGTGGTGGCGCTCGGTTCGACCCTGTCCGTCTACCCGGCGGCCTCGGTGCCGCTCGTGGCGGCGGAGCGGGGGGTGCCGTACGTGGTGGTGAACCGCGGGCCCACCGACCACGACGGCCTGGCGCAGCTCACCTTGCGGCTCGAGGGGGACGTGACCGAGCTCTTCCCCGAGGCCGTGGCGGCCCGCGGCTGA
- a CDS encoding alpha/beta hydrolase, with product MTRFELPPPPGRHIQAGGLHLHYVEDGRPDGPPLLLLHGLLASTYVWQKVRPALGRHFRLIMPDLPGHGYSEKPDGFSMHLLDQAQVVADFLTALGIPRARVVGQSMGGGISMLLAARFPERVEQLVLVDSVCFPFDLPLKGRLAVVPGLGYFLLRYLYRRPILADFMRKDVYFDPRSASDEEIDVMYAHMNTPVARRAMHRGILACHQPAWLAPEIAQVKAPTLILWGEKDALFPPVLGEQLQRTIAGSRLVVFPSCGHAMMFEMPDRFCQEALGFFGVAE from the coding sequence ATGACACGCTTTGAGCTCCCACCGCCCCCCGGCCGCCACATTCAAGCCGGCGGCCTGCACCTCCACTACGTCGAGGACGGGCGCCCCGACGGCCCGCCGCTCCTCCTGTTGCACGGGCTCCTAGCCTCTACCTACGTCTGGCAGAAGGTGCGGCCCGCGCTCGGCCGGCACTTCCGGCTGATCATGCCGGACCTGCCCGGTCACGGGTATTCCGAGAAGCCGGACGGCTTCTCGATGCACCTGCTCGACCAGGCGCAGGTCGTCGCCGATTTCCTCACGGCGCTCGGCATCCCGAGAGCCCGCGTCGTCGGCCAATCGATGGGCGGAGGGATCTCGATGCTCCTGGCGGCCCGCTTTCCGGAGCGCGTGGAGCAGCTGGTGCTCGTGGACTCCGTCTGCTTCCCCTTCGACCTGCCGCTCAAGGGGCGACTCGCCGTGGTGCCGGGCCTCGGCTATTTCCTCCTGCGCTACCTGTACCGCCGCCCGATCCTCGCCGACTTCATGCGCAAGGACGTCTACTTCGATCCGCGCTCGGCCTCCGACGAGGAGATCGACGTGATGTACGCGCACATGAACACCCCCGTCGCGCGACGCGCGATGCACCGTGGGATCCTCGCCTGTCACCAGCCGGCCTGGCTGGCCCCCGAGATCGCGCAGGTGAAGGCCCCGACGCTCATCCTCTGGGGCGAGAAGGACGCGCTCTTCCCCCCGGTGCTGGGCGAACAGCTCCAGCGGACCATCGCCGGCTCGCGCCTCGTGGTCTTTCCGAGCTGCGGGCACGCCATGATGTTCGAAATGCCCGATCGCTTCTGTCAGGAGGCCCTGGGCTTCTTCGGGGTCGCGGAGTAG
- a CDS encoding amidase, with product MHSVLRQGALAQARLVRAGELSSAELVEAHIEQIQRVNPVLNALVVQRFDAARSEARAADAARQRGELLGPLHGVPCTVKETFALAGCPNTAGSVYRRDVRPTADATTVTRTRTAGAIPLGVSNVPEMAMWIESYNRVYGRTTNPYDQGRTCGGSSGGEAALIGAAASPFGIGTDIGGSIRLPAFFCGIFGHKPTARLVPLAGHYPPCFGAINAYCVAGPLSRTAKDLMPLLRVVAGPDGSPEVASLPLGEPDEVTFRGRRVWLCDQLGGLPSRPTTALREAVTRAGRALEERGAIVEPFGSRRLARALQIYSGMLAAVEGPTFHELIGDGAPPPLGRELVRWALRRSRHTLPALLMALTEKAAKASDKQLAAHQAEGRALRAELDALFSDGSVLLLPTYPRPAPRHNVPLAFPMDWLYTAIFNVMELPATAVPTGLSPRGIPLGVQVVGGHGQDHVTIATALALEESLGGWQPPLGLVS from the coding sequence ATGCACTCCGTACTTCGCCAGGGCGCCCTCGCGCAGGCCCGCTTGGTACGCGCGGGGGAGCTCTCCTCGGCCGAGCTCGTCGAGGCGCACATCGAGCAGATCCAGCGCGTGAACCCCGTGCTGAACGCGCTCGTGGTCCAGCGGTTCGACGCGGCCCGCAGCGAGGCGCGCGCGGCCGACGCCGCTCGCCAGCGGGGCGAGCTTCTCGGCCCCCTCCACGGCGTCCCCTGCACGGTGAAGGAGACCTTCGCGCTGGCGGGCTGCCCGAACACCGCCGGGTCCGTCTACCGGCGCGACGTGCGGCCGACCGCCGACGCCACCACGGTGACGCGCACGCGAACGGCGGGCGCGATCCCTCTCGGCGTCTCCAACGTGCCGGAGATGGCGATGTGGATCGAGTCCTATAACCGGGTCTACGGGCGAACGACCAACCCGTACGATCAGGGCCGGACCTGCGGAGGCAGCAGCGGCGGCGAGGCCGCGTTGATCGGCGCCGCCGCCTCCCCCTTCGGCATCGGCACCGACATCGGCGGATCCATCCGGCTGCCCGCCTTCTTCTGCGGCATCTTCGGCCACAAACCCACGGCGCGCCTCGTGCCGCTGGCCGGGCACTACCCGCCCTGCTTCGGGGCGATCAACGCCTACTGCGTGGCGGGACCCCTGAGCCGTACGGCCAAGGACCTGATGCCCCTTCTCCGCGTCGTAGCGGGGCCCGACGGCTCGCCGGAGGTGGCGTCCTTGCCGCTCGGGGAGCCCGACGAGGTCACGTTTCGCGGCCGCCGCGTCTGGCTGTGCGACCAGCTCGGGGGGCTACCGAGCCGGCCCACCACCGCATTGCGCGAGGCCGTCACGCGCGCCGGTCGCGCGCTGGAGGAGCGCGGCGCCATCGTGGAGCCCTTCGGCTCGCGTCGCCTCGCCCGGGCGCTCCAGATCTACTCGGGGATGCTCGCGGCCGTGGAGGGACCCACCTTCCACGAGCTGATCGGGGACGGAGCGCCGCCCCCGCTCGGACGCGAGCTCGTGCGCTGGGCGCTCCGTCGCAGCCGCCACACGCTCCCCGCGTTGCTCATGGCCCTGACCGAGAAGGCCGCCAAGGCGTCCGACAAGCAGCTCGCCGCGCATCAGGCCGAGGGGCGCGCGCTCCGCGCCGAGCTGGACGCCCTCTTCTCCGACGGGTCCGTGCTCCTCCTGCCCACGTACCCGCGCCCCGCGCCGCGGCACAACGTCCCGCTCGCCTTCCCGATGGATTGGCTCTACACCGCGATCTTCAACGTGATGGAGCTTCCCGCCACGGCCGTGCCCACCGGGCTCTCCCCCCGCGGCATCCCGCTCGGAGTGCAGGTCGTGGGCGGGCACGGCCAGGACCACGTCACGATCGCCACCGCGCTCGCGCTCGAGGAGTCCCTCGGGGGCTGGCAACCGCCCCTCGGGCTCGTCTCCTGA
- a CDS encoding SDR family oxidoreductase — protein MTETNDWALILGASSGFGEATSLRLAEEGFNIFGVHLDRRSAEAQVAGIVARIEAAGRQAQFFNVNAADPEKRASVLDAIGARIGETDQVRVLMHSLAFGTLKPFVADGPKERIDQLSMDMTLNVMAHSLVYWSQELVARKLMRAGGRIFAMTSAGSRVIWKSYGAVSAAKCALESHCRQLAVELGPLGIGVNALLAGVTDTPALRKIPGNEQMIQQALARHPRGRLTRPEDVAGAIAALSRPEAGWITGNTIFVDGAETITG, from the coding sequence ATGACGGAAACCAACGACTGGGCCTTGATCCTCGGCGCCTCGAGCGGCTTCGGCGAGGCCACCTCCCTCAGGCTGGCCGAGGAAGGCTTCAACATCTTCGGGGTGCACCTGGACCGGAGGTCGGCCGAGGCGCAGGTGGCCGGCATCGTGGCACGCATCGAGGCGGCCGGGCGCCAGGCGCAGTTCTTCAACGTCAACGCCGCCGACCCCGAGAAACGCGCGAGCGTCCTCGACGCGATCGGCGCGCGCATCGGAGAGACGGACCAGGTGCGGGTGCTCATGCACAGCCTGGCCTTCGGCACGCTCAAGCCCTTCGTCGCCGACGGCCCGAAGGAGCGCATCGATCAGCTCTCGATGGACATGACCTTGAACGTGATGGCCCACAGTCTGGTCTACTGGTCGCAGGAGCTGGTCGCGCGGAAGCTGATGCGCGCCGGGGGCCGGATCTTCGCCATGACCAGCGCGGGCTCGCGCGTGATCTGGAAGTCCTACGGCGCGGTCAGCGCGGCCAAGTGCGCGCTCGAGAGCCACTGCCGGCAGCTCGCGGTGGAGCTTGGCCCGCTCGGGATCGGCGTGAACGCCCTCCTCGCGGGCGTCACGGACACCCCCGCGCTACGCAAGATCCCCGGCAACGAGCAGATGATCCAGCAGGCCCTCGCGCGACACCCCCGCGGTCGCCTCACCCGGCCCGAGGACGTGGCCGGAGCGATCGCCGCGCTCAGCCGCCCCGAGGCGGGATGGATCACGGGAAACACCATCTTCGTGGACGGCGCCGAGACGATCACCGGGTAG
- a CDS encoding (2Fe-2S) ferredoxin domain-containing protein codes for MSDDPPPIRDGLVLRICSGQSCGGYAGRLEAAAREHIRAQGLEAEVALASHSCFGRCFRGPNLAVERWRDGRRNDQAMLALMLERKHPDLRMESGVRPEDVPKLIDWHLAAWRRHLAKR; via the coding sequence ATGTCCGACGATCCCCCACCCATCCGAGACGGCCTGGTGCTCCGCATCTGCTCGGGGCAGAGCTGCGGCGGCTACGCCGGACGCCTCGAAGCCGCGGCCCGGGAGCACATTCGAGCCCAGGGCCTCGAGGCGGAGGTGGCGCTCGCGAGCCACAGCTGCTTCGGTCGCTGCTTCAGAGGGCCGAACCTGGCGGTGGAAAGGTGGCGCGACGGCCGCCGGAACGACCAGGCGATGCTGGCGCTGATGCTCGAACGCAAGCACCCCGACCTGCGGATGGAGAGCGGTGTGCGCCCCGAGGACGTGCCGAAGCTCATCGACTGGCACCTCGCCGCGTGGCGACGCCACCTCGCGAAGCGCTAG
- a CDS encoding ABC transporter ATP-binding protein, translating into MLELRALRKTYGAFEALAGVDLTVAQGQVFGVVGPNGAGKTTTLRLITGLLSPTSGSIRVCGIDALAAPLEAKLRIGFIGDRPFLYEKLTGAEFLRFVGGLFGMGAKAIRTEAARWLERFELASWAGEPIEAYSHGMRQRLLLCSALLHSPDLLVLDEPMVGLDPRGAARLKQVLRELADEHELAVLVSTHTLEMVEQTCDALAIIDRGRIVASGTLDEVRQAHRADGVRLEALFLQLTEPGQRSSDSPSATDAPVASEAPRGDKDR; encoded by the coding sequence GTGCTCGAGCTTCGCGCCCTGCGCAAGACCTACGGCGCGTTCGAGGCGCTCGCGGGCGTGGACCTGACCGTGGCGCAGGGGCAGGTCTTCGGCGTCGTGGGGCCGAACGGGGCCGGCAAGACCACCACCCTGCGGCTCATCACGGGGCTGCTCTCGCCGACCAGCGGCAGCATCCGGGTCTGCGGGATCGACGCGCTGGCCGCGCCGCTCGAGGCCAAGCTGCGCATCGGCTTCATCGGCGACCGCCCGTTCCTTTACGAAAAACTGACGGGGGCGGAGTTCCTGCGCTTCGTGGGCGGGCTCTTCGGGATGGGGGCGAAGGCCATTCGCACCGAGGCCGCGCGGTGGCTCGAACGCTTCGAGCTCGCGAGCTGGGCCGGCGAGCCGATCGAGGCCTACTCGCACGGCATGCGCCAGCGCCTGCTCCTCTGCAGCGCGCTGCTGCACTCCCCGGACCTCCTGGTCCTCGACGAGCCGATGGTGGGGCTCGACCCCCGCGGCGCGGCGCGGCTGAAACAGGTGCTTCGCGAGCTCGCGGACGAGCACGAGCTGGCCGTGCTCGTGTCCACCCATACCCTGGAGATGGTGGAGCAGACCTGCGACGCGCTGGCGATCATCGACCGCGGCCGCATCGTGGCCTCGGGGACCCTGGACGAGGTGCGCCAGGCCCACCGCGCCGATGGCGTGCGCCTGGAGGCCCTCTTCCTCCAGCTGACCGAGCCGGGGCAGCGCTCGAGCGACTCGCCGTCGGCGACCGACGCGCCGGTGGCGAGCGAAGCGCCCCGCGGCGACAAAGACCGATGA
- a CDS encoding metallophosphoesterase produces MTDVRARTVLRLPPRGTLLVCTDLHGHLGDFWRLRELFLAAEAAGELPVLLFTGDLIHGPTADLEDWPTNLGDPYPDQSAELLEGLLELRRAFPGRVECLLGNHEHSHVGGPHTPKFWPDETQHFETLVGADRAARYRRLFRSFPLVALSPCGVSFTHGAPHVALQNFAELERVDYRGYEHLDFATMVQVSPLGRLLWCRSCPSPVARRFLAVLSSVGPAQRVVVFGHDIVEGGYQRIGEEQLQLSSSFGVARARKYYLRLDLGARYERVEDLREGVELRRLYDD; encoded by the coding sequence ATGACGGACGTGAGAGCGAGGACCGTTTTGCGCCTGCCGCCCCGGGGGACGCTCCTCGTGTGCACCGACCTGCATGGGCACCTCGGCGACTTCTGGCGCCTGCGCGAGCTCTTCCTGGCGGCGGAGGCGGCGGGGGAGCTGCCCGTGCTCCTCTTTACCGGGGACCTGATCCACGGCCCGACGGCGGACCTGGAGGACTGGCCGACCAATCTCGGAGACCCGTACCCCGACCAGTCGGCGGAGCTCCTCGAGGGACTCCTCGAGCTGCGACGCGCGTTCCCCGGCCGCGTGGAGTGCCTGCTCGGCAACCACGAGCATTCCCACGTGGGGGGGCCGCACACGCCGAAGTTCTGGCCGGACGAGACGCAGCACTTCGAGACGCTCGTGGGAGCGGACCGCGCCGCGCGCTACCGCCGGCTCTTTCGCTCCTTCCCCCTCGTGGCCCTGAGTCCGTGCGGCGTCAGCTTCACGCACGGTGCGCCGCACGTCGCCCTGCAGAACTTCGCCGAGCTGGAGCGCGTCGACTACCGCGGGTACGAGCACCTCGACTTCGCGACCATGGTCCAGGTCTCGCCCCTCGGACGCCTCCTCTGGTGTAGAAGCTGCCCGTCGCCGGTCGCGCGTCGCTTCCTCGCCGTGCTGAGCAGCGTCGGGCCGGCCCAGCGGGTGGTGGTTTTCGGCCACGACATCGTCGAGGGCGGGTACCAGCGCATCGGCGAGGAGCAGCTCCAGCTCTCGAGCAGCTTCGGCGTGGCGCGCGCGCGGAAGTACTATCTGCGGCTCGACCTCGGCGCGCGGTACGAGCGGGTGGAGGATCTTCGCGAGGGGGTGGAGCTCCGGCGCCTCTACGACGACTGA